The following proteins come from a genomic window of Salvia hispanica cultivar TCC Black 2014 chromosome 4, UniMelb_Shisp_WGS_1.0, whole genome shotgun sequence:
- the LOC125222099 gene encoding zinc finger HIT domain-containing protein 3 isoform X1 encodes MGQKKCKVCDNAQSKYKCPTCLITYCSVACFKKHKEVPCQKTESLKEEKVSDPSSTTNDNKPPPSSTIKDNQPPPSSTTNDCEPPYVDETSEVLQESQLQSVASSNEIRDLVKNEKLQKLIHSIDCSADPESELDKAMEEESFSQFAEKILSTIVPDA; translated from the exons ATGGGGCAAAAGAAATGTAAAGTGTGTGATAACGCACAATCTAAGTACAAGTGCCCTACTTGCTTAATAACCTA TTGTTCTGTGGCCTGCTTCAAGAAACACAAAG AAGTTCCTTGCCAGAAGACAGAATCTTTAAAGGAAGAAAAAGTTT CAGATCCTAGTTCAACAACAAATGATAACAAACCACCTCCTAGTTCAACGATAAAAGATAACCAACCACCTCCTAGTTCAACAACAAATGATTGCGAACCACCTTATGTGGATGAGACAAGTGAGGTGTTGCAAGAGTCTCAACTGCAGTCTGTTG CTTCATCCAATGAAATTCGTGATTTGGTAAAGAATGAAAAGCTTCAGAAACTGATACACAGCATTGATTGCTCTGCAGATCCTGAGAGC GAGCTTGATAAAGCCATGGAGGAGGAATCATTTAGTCAATTTGCAGAAAAG ATCTTGTCTACCATTGTCCCTGATGCTTGA
- the LOC125222099 gene encoding uncharacterized protein LOC125222099 isoform X2: MVVASPSLDITVAQPLPLLYLLLKVPSIWDQFGSELICGGPNNQKADPSSTTNDNKPPPSSTIKDNQPPPSSTTNDCEPPYVDETSEVLQESQLQSVASSNEIRDLVKNEKLQKLIHSIDCSADPESELDKAMEEESFSQFAEKILSTIVPDA, from the exons ATGGTCGTTGCCTCACCCTCACTGGACATCACCGTCGCTCAGCCGCTGCCGCTGCTCTATCTATTATTGAAGGTTCCGTCAATTTGGGACCAATTCGGGTCAGAGTTAATATGTGggggaccaaataatcaaaaag CAGATCCTAGTTCAACAACAAATGATAACAAACCACCTCCTAGTTCAACGATAAAAGATAACCAACCACCTCCTAGTTCAACAACAAATGATTGCGAACCACCTTATGTGGATGAGACAAGTGAGGTGTTGCAAGAGTCTCAACTGCAGTCTGTTG CTTCATCCAATGAAATTCGTGATTTGGTAAAGAATGAAAAGCTTCAGAAACTGATACACAGCATTGATTGCTCTGCAGATCCTGAGAGC GAGCTTGATAAAGCCATGGAGGAGGAATCATTTAGTCAATTTGCAGAAAAG ATCTTGTCTACCATTGTCCCTGATGCTTGA